The region GGATTCTCGCACGTTTGCAGTGCAGCCATCCATGATGAGTCCTGATACACCTCCTCCAGCATGTCGGCTAAACGCTGTGGGCAGCCACCCACAAGACGTGCGACACCAGCGGCGATGGCTTCAGGACGCTCTGTATTCTCTCGCAGGATCAACACCGGTTTCGGCAGTGTCGGCGCTTCTTCTTGAATCCCGCCAGAGTCAGAAACGATCAGCCATGCCTTCGACAACAGCGAGAGAAACGTGGGATAGTCCAACGGCGGTAACAGATAAATACGTGGATGCTGCGACAGCAGTGCACCCGCCAGCTTTCGTACCGCCGGGTTAGGATGCACGGGAAAGAGCAATGCGACATCAGGTCGAGTCTCAACAAAATGACGGAGGACGCAGAGATTGTCGCTCATCGCGGAGCCGAAACTCTCGCGACGGTGCGTCGTCAAGGCGACCCGTTTCAGCCCCGTAGTCTCTGCAAGAACCGAGGCAAGGGAAGGTGCATGAACATCATCTGCACTCTTCACAACAATGGTATGCAACGCATCGACAATCGGGTTTCCCGTAACAAAGATCTGGGCATCGGCAACGCCTTCAGCTAATAAATTGTCGCGATTCTGCGGCGTGGCAGCAAAATGGTAGGTCGCGAGCTGGGAAATTAACCGCCGGTTCATCTCTTCTGGATAGGGATTCCGCGGATCTCCAGAGCGTAAACCAGCTTCAACGTGGCCGACGGGTATTCGATGATGAAATCCTGCCAAAGCGCCAGCCAAAGCCGTCGTGGTATCCCCTTGAACGAGTAAGAGATCAGGTTGCTCGCGTAAGAGTAATGGTTCAAGAGCGTTCAGAACACGGGCACAAACTTGATTAGGGGTTTGCCCAGCCTGCATGACCTGCAGGTCGTAATCGATACGGAGGTCAAAAAGACGCACGAACGGATAGAGCAAATCAGTATGCTGCGCAGACGTGACATTGATAGTACGGAAAGACGGCGAGTGCTCAAGGTGACGGATGACTGGGGCGAGTTTGATCACTTCCGGTCGGGTGCCGAAGAGGGAGACAACTTTCTTACGCGTGACGGAATCTGCTCCGCCAACAGGGATGCAGTGAGAGTGCAAGCCTTCGTCCATGCCCAGTATTCCTAGTTCCGACTACGGCTCCCTCAGCGTGAGGAATCTCTCCCCAGGGAGAACAGCCATTCTCTCACGCATATCGGACTGATAGTTCAAACATTAAATAGAGAGCGAGGCTGTCCCACGGTACAGCAACCACCGAGTGTTTGTCGTATCGTTACTTTTTGTTAGTTGTATCCTCCTCCCTCCGCCTCCACATATTGGCACCAGAACATCATGCCACCACCCTTGCTTCCCATATCTCTAAAGAGGATCGAGACAAAAAACTAATGATCCGTAAGATAGTTTTTGTTCTCCGTCGTTTGAGGGGAGCAGTCGTCCCCCACGTGGCACCCTCCTTTCAGCCAGGTTTTCTTTCTTCTCCAGCCACATTTTGCTAGAACGTGCGGAAAACAATTCGTCACCAACGAATCGACTCACCAAATAAGGAGATCCCCATGCGCGAGATATCGGAAAAGAATCTAACCGAAGCCGTTGTTGCGCGCCTCGCCAATACCTCTGACCAACGGTTCAAAGAGATCACGACAAGTTTGATTCGCCACATGCACGCCTTCGTGCGCGAAGTTGAACTCACAGAGGAAGAATGGATGGCTGGCATCCAATTCCTCACCGCGACTGGCAAAACGTGTGATGACAAACGGCAGGAGTTCATCTTGCTGTCAGACACACTGGGGGTGTCGATGTTGGTAGACGCGATCAACCACCGCAAAGCTGAAGGCGCAACTGAGTCGACTGTCCTGGGACCGTTCTTTGTTCCAGGTGCTCAAAACTTGCCCAATGGTACGAACCTCGGAAAAGGTCTCCCCGGTGATCCCACCCTGTTCTCGGGTCGCGTTTTAGCGACAACTGGCAAACCCATTGTGAATGCCGAGATCGATGTATGGCATGCCGACGCCGAAGGGTTCTATGATGTCCAACGACCTACGCTGAACGAAATGCGCTTACGAGGGAAATTCCATACTGACGCGCAAGGAAAGTTCTGGTTTTGGACAACCAGGCCGACCGAGTATCCGGTGCCAACCGACGGCCCAGTGGGCAGCATGCTCA is a window of Deltaproteobacteria bacterium DNA encoding:
- a CDS encoding intradiol ring-cleavage dioxygenase — its product is MREISEKNLTEAVVARLANTSDQRFKEITTSLIRHMHAFVREVELTEEEWMAGIQFLTATGKTCDDKRQEFILLSDTLGVSMLVDAINHRKAEGATESTVLGPFFVPGAQNLPNGTNLGKGLPGDPTLFSGRVLATTGKPIVNAEIDVWHADAEGFYDVQRPTLNEMRLRGKFHTDAQGKFWFWTTRPTEYPVPTDGPVGSMLNKMNRHAYRPAHIHTMISASGYEPVTTHLFVKGDRYLDSDAVFGVKDSLIVDFQRHEAGTAPDGTKIERTYFTVNYDFGLKAA
- a CDS encoding UDP-N-acetylglucosamine 2-epimerase (non-hydrolyzing), whose translation is MDEGLHSHCIPVGGADSVTRKKVVSLFGTRPEVIKLAPVIRHLEHSPSFRTINVTSAQHTDLLYPFVRLFDLRIDYDLQVMQAGQTPNQVCARVLNALEPLLLREQPDLLLVQGDTTTALAGALAGFHHRIPVGHVEAGLRSGDPRNPYPEEMNRRLISQLATYHFAATPQNRDNLLAEGVADAQIFVTGNPIVDALHTIVVKSADDVHAPSLASVLAETTGLKRVALTTHRRESFGSAMSDNLCVLRHFVETRPDVALLFPVHPNPAVRKLAGALLSQHPRIYLLPPLDYPTFLSLLSKAWLIVSDSGGIQEEAPTLPKPVLILRENTERPEAIAAGVARLVGGCPQRLADMLEEVYQDSSWMAALQTCENPFGRGDSGHRIVQTIAELLGISQNPLSHPSSVL